Part of the Kordiimonas pumila genome is shown below.
GCCGTTTTTCCAAATACACCCGCCAGATCATCGGACTCCATCAACGCCTCAACTAGCTCCCTTTCCCGAAAGTCAGCTTGGGCGGCAAAATTCTCTGCAGGTACTCGTTCATCTTCTAGGGTGCGATAAATCCAGGGTACAAAAAGCATATAACGCAGCCGTGTCTGGATAGTACTGGTACCAGGAAATAGCTGATCGGCGAAGCTATCGCGTATAGATCCTAACCCAAGCTCATCCCGACTTTCCTTCTCCTGGAACCGAGAAAGAATGCGAAGGGTGCGTTCTCTCGCTGTTGAATCATGATCTATCCATGCAAGTTGAGATGGCACGAGTTATCTCCAAATCAGAAATTTAATTGAAAACAAGTTAATTTACACAAGGTGCCCCACGAATAATCTGTCACGTTACTCCCCTTCCACAATCGCACAGTAAAAATTAATCAGTTCCATCTGTTCTGGCTTAGACACAGGCGTGTTTGCTAGCGCAGGGCTACCCACGACTATAGCCAGAGCCTGAGCACGTGACAAAGCCACATTCAGACGGTTTTTATTGAATAAGAAATCCAACCCACGCGGGCTTTCAGTCGCGTCACTTGCACACATACTCATGATCACGACGGGAGCCTCCTGCCCCTGAAATTTATCCACGCTACCAATCTTAGCTTCTGGTCCCAGCGCCACACGGAGCTTATTCACCTGAAAATTATATGGGGCTACAAACAATATATCATTTAACGCCAAAACCCGTAATTCACCGCCCTCAATTTCCGGCCAATAATGCGTGCCCAAGAGTTCGCTGACAATATCTTTGATAACAGCAACCTCTTCATCACTACCCTGTGTATTACCCTCATGCATCACCGGCACAAATTGAACTCCGGAGCTTCTTGTTATCAATGGCCCCTTAGCCTCGATTTTATGCCTGCTGGTACTTTCCGCTGCCCTTAATCGACCTTCGTATACCTGTTCAGAAATGAGCCCTGTCACATCAGGGTGGCAGCGATATGTAACCGGAAGGAACACCCCAAGGTTATCAGGTATTGTAGCATGATCTTGCAGCAGATAGTCGAGCACTGACAGCCCGCTGTCTCCCGGATGGCTCCCCTGGATTGGCTGGCCAAGCTGCATCTGATCCCCCAGCAGTATGATATTGCTGGTTGCCCTGCTCATGCCAATGAGGTTGGCCACAGAGACCTGTCCAGCTTCATCAACAAAGAGATAGTCAAAGGCACCTGCTACTTCGTCGTTACAAAACCCCCAAGCGGTAGCACCAGTGCATTGTCCCAGATAATTACCTTTCACGCCTCCCACATGAGTTACATTCTCTTTAGAGAAAATTGGTTCGGATTTGTCGCCTCCGACCTTGACGAAATCAGCCGCAATGCCTTGATCTAGGCAATATTCTGCAGCCCCGTGCATCAGATTAAGGATGGCTTTATGAGAGTTGGAGCTTATCCCAATTTTCTTACCCTGCCGTAACAGCTCCCCAATGATGTGTTTAGCCGTATAGGTTTTCCCAGCGCCTGGCGGCCCCTGAATTGAAAGGTAACTACGATCCAGATTGACGCTAGCTTCAATTACCTCCGTCAATAAATCACCCTGATACTTAACAATGGGCCCTTCTATATTACCCTTAATGCGAGGCCGACTACGGGTGAGAAAGTCAACAATAGCGCTAGAAGCAAAGTCGGTATTGAGCAGCCCTTCAATAACAGTCTGAATACTCGCAGGAATTGGATCTGGACGCACATATTCATCGGGTACAATATCAATGGAATCAGGTAGGTTTTTTCCAGTTTTGAGAACAATCAGACCCTCCTCGGCATCATACATCTTGCACTCAGCCTTCAGATTGTCTTCCCCGAGAATATAATAACTTTTCGCTGTACCCTTGAAGGGCTGATTAGGATCAAAGCTATATTCATAGAGACTTGTTGCATTCGACCGATTAGAAACCTTTTCAATTTGAGCAGATGTACGCTGCAACCCAACAAGACAATCCATATCATCATAAAGATCAATAAAGCTTTGACCCATTCTGTCAAACAGTCGCCACCATGTCGGCTTGTTTTCTCGTCTATGAAACTCCAGTGACCAGGCTAGCACTTCCATTAGCTGGGCCCGTCGCTCATCTAAGCTCTGCAATTGCCCAGCCTGTTCTAGTAATCGATTACGGAGTTGTATCACTGCCGTGACCTCCTCCGGCACATCCTTTTCGCCTTCGCCATCAGGAAGAAGATAGGTGATCTCGTACTTTTCTTGCTGCTTGCGCAGCCAAGCCGTCAGTTCCTGCGTGCTATCACAGTCATCAATATTATAATTCCGAATATCATTCAGAGTTTTTGATGTTTCCCAGGTCTCTCCGTCAGGATTTTCACGCCAGTTTTCATAGACGATGAT
Proteins encoded:
- a CDS encoding TM0106 family RecB-like putative nuclease is translated as MQYQNSNILFSPSDLTAYMDSPYASAMERLKLESPELKKFMDAEDEMLKRLQLKGDEHEKAVDQSMRDDGLDVLELKRSNNHEWMAAETIRAMEDGQEVIVQGYLKDGCFAGFSDYLVKVSGDSNFGNYHYEVWDSKLASSVKPYFIVQICCYIDMLEKIQGVRPKEMAVKLGNGETVRLPVARYYAYYQSLKRNFLEFHENFDGERPDPAVSKAYGRWSELASRELIEKDHLSQVARLSRQQIKNLEKSGIVTMRLLAETDIERIPNMGDATFQKAIHQAQLQIASFGKERPAYEVLPHGAGEVKGLAMLPAHSDLDVFFDIEGYPNMDGGLEYLWGNTYYAEDGSRTFIDFWAHDRDQEKQAFEDFVDWIYARWLADPSMHVYHYANYEIAAIRKLMGRFGTREEQVDNLLRNNVFVDLYKVVSGGLMIGTPNYSIKSVELLYRGKRNTEVGNGGESIIVYENWRENPDGETWETSKTLNDIRNYNIDDCDSTQELTAWLRKQQEKYEITYLLPDGEGEKDVPEEVTAVIQLRNRLLEQAGQLQSLDERRAQLMEVLAWSLEFHRRENKPTWWRLFDRMGQSFIDLYDDMDCLVGLQRTSAQIEKVSNRSNATSLYEYSFDPNQPFKGTAKSYYILGEDNLKAECKMYDAEEGLIVLKTGKNLPDSIDIVPDEYVRPDPIPASIQTVIEGLLNTDFASSAIVDFLTRSRPRIKGNIEGPIVKYQGDLLTEVIEASVNLDRSYLSIQGPPGAGKTYTAKHIIGELLRQGKKIGISSNSHKAILNLMHGAAEYCLDQGIAADFVKVGGDKSEPIFSKENVTHVGGVKGNYLGQCTGATAWGFCNDEVAGAFDYLFVDEAGQVSVANLIGMSRATSNIILLGDQMQLGQPIQGSHPGDSGLSVLDYLLQDHATIPDNLGVFLPVTYRCHPDVTGLISEQVYEGRLRAAESTSRHKIEAKGPLITRSSGVQFVPVMHEGNTQGSDEEVAVIKDIVSELLGTHYWPEIEGGELRVLALNDILFVAPYNFQVNKLRVALGPEAKIGSVDKFQGQEAPVVIMSMCASDATESPRGLDFLFNKNRLNVALSRAQALAIVVGSPALANTPVSKPEQMELINFYCAIVEGE